One region of Drosophila kikkawai strain 14028-0561.14 chromosome 2R, DkikHiC1v2, whole genome shotgun sequence genomic DNA includes:
- the Reg-5 gene encoding rhythmically expressed gene 5 protein isoform X2 — MEEEEKLAQMSHLYSTFAQLVSVHCKSTVGGGLPVNQCKHNLLGYGSTKLQTLSDAQLEALDPYQRDANELIWSSIMRDHPSGASLVTTRQPIQQQPLPTPPASSLIILTRQQLPQSHSPSQSNSNPLFDNTGEQKHQYAMDMDMAYGYPSRQPAASSELLPMASAFTGEPPKTFLTGPHVVRVRPDGSPVEEDSRRPLPRDEDLPLFRLGLAAAPQAPNRHRKIATISALKQQHFASILQRDLQPPHQVQRRLFRQQQA, encoded by the exons atggaggaggaggagaagctaGCTCAA ATGTCTCACCTGTACTCCACCTTTGCCCAGCTGGTTAGCGTGCATTGCAAGTCAACAGTCGGCGGAGGGCTACCGGTGAACCAGTGCAAGCACAACCTGCTTGGCTATGGATCCACCAAGCTGCAGACCCTCTCCGACGCCCAGTTGGAGGCCCTCGATCCGTATCAGCGCGATGCCAACGAGCTGA TCTGGTCATCGATTATGCGAGACCATCCGAGCGGAGCCAGCCTGGTGACCACCAGGCAGCCGatccagcagcagccactgccCACACCGCCCGCCTCCTCGCTGATCATCCTCACCCGCCAGCAGCTGCCGCAGTCCCATTCCCCGTCCCAGTCCAACTCGAATCCGCTCTTCGACAACACCGGCGAGCAGAAGCATCAGTATgccatggacatggacatggccTACGGTTATCCATCGCGACAGCCGGCTGCCAGCAGTGAGCTGCTGCCCATGGCCTCGGCATTTACAGGAGAGCCGCCAAAGACCTTCCTCACCGGTCCCCATGTGGTTCGTGTGCGTCCCGATGGCTCGCCCGTGGAGGAGGATAGCCGGCGACCACTGCCTCGCGACGAAGATCTGCCCCTATTCCGTTTGGGCTTGGCCGCCGCCCCACAGGCGCCCAACAGGCACCGCAAGATCGCCACGATCAGCGCCTTGAAACAGCAGCACTTTGCCTCCATCCTGCAGCGCGACCTCCAGCCGCCGCATCAGGTGCAGCGACGTCTGTTCCGCCAGCAGCAGGCGTAA
- the Reg-5 gene encoding rhythmically expressed gene 5 protein isoform X1, with product MTSAAKVILACCLLGAFAMQMSSSSAIPIWEFLTRNEKMSHLYSTFAQLVSVHCKSTVGGGLPVNQCKHNLLGYGSTKLQTLSDAQLEALDPYQRDANELIWSSIMRDHPSGASLVTTRQPIQQQPLPTPPASSLIILTRQQLPQSHSPSQSNSNPLFDNTGEQKHQYAMDMDMAYGYPSRQPAASSELLPMASAFTGEPPKTFLTGPHVVRVRPDGSPVEEDSRRPLPRDEDLPLFRLGLAAAPQAPNRHRKIATISALKQQHFASILQRDLQPPHQVQRRLFRQQQA from the exons ATGACGAGTGCGGCGAAAGTGATCTTGGCCTGCTGCCTGCTGGGCGCCTTTGCCATGCAAATGAGCTCCTCGTCGGCCATACCCATTTGGGAGTTTTTGACCCGCAACGAAAAG ATGTCTCACCTGTACTCCACCTTTGCCCAGCTGGTTAGCGTGCATTGCAAGTCAACAGTCGGCGGAGGGCTACCGGTGAACCAGTGCAAGCACAACCTGCTTGGCTATGGATCCACCAAGCTGCAGACCCTCTCCGACGCCCAGTTGGAGGCCCTCGATCCGTATCAGCGCGATGCCAACGAGCTGA TCTGGTCATCGATTATGCGAGACCATCCGAGCGGAGCCAGCCTGGTGACCACCAGGCAGCCGatccagcagcagccactgccCACACCGCCCGCCTCCTCGCTGATCATCCTCACCCGCCAGCAGCTGCCGCAGTCCCATTCCCCGTCCCAGTCCAACTCGAATCCGCTCTTCGACAACACCGGCGAGCAGAAGCATCAGTATgccatggacatggacatggccTACGGTTATCCATCGCGACAGCCGGCTGCCAGCAGTGAGCTGCTGCCCATGGCCTCGGCATTTACAGGAGAGCCGCCAAAGACCTTCCTCACCGGTCCCCATGTGGTTCGTGTGCGTCCCGATGGCTCGCCCGTGGAGGAGGATAGCCGGCGACCACTGCCTCGCGACGAAGATCTGCCCCTATTCCGTTTGGGCTTGGCCGCCGCCCCACAGGCGCCCAACAGGCACCGCAAGATCGCCACGATCAGCGCCTTGAAACAGCAGCACTTTGCCTCCATCCTGCAGCGCGACCTCCAGCCGCCGCATCAGGTGCAGCGACGTCTGTTCCGCCAGCAGCAGGCGTAA